Genomic DNA from Roseimicrobium gellanilyticum:
GGCAGAGCGCATTGCTTCGCAAGGCGCGGTGGTCAGCGAGTTCCCTGTGGACCGCCCTCCAGACAAGCAGACCTTTCCCCTGCGCAATCGCATCGTGAGCGGCTGGAGCACAGGCATCATCGTGGTGGAGGCACCCACACGCAGTGGCTCGCTCATCACCGCGCAACAGGCTGCCGAGCAAGGGCGCACGGTATACGCGGTGCCGGGAAACATTGACCGACCCAGCTCGCATGGCTGCAACAAGCTCATTCAGGAAGGCGCGAAGCTCATCATGGATGGCTCTGAGGTGCTGGATGATTTGATGACGCTCTTCCCCACGCAGCCGAAGGCCCCAGTGACCTCCGAGTCGAAGCCCTCCGCCATGCTAGCGGGAGATGAAGAAAAGGTCTATGCCGTGCTGGGTACGACGGAAACCCACATCAATGACATTGCCGCCAGCACCGGCCTCGCCATGCCGGTGGTCTCCGCCACGCTGATGAAGCTGGAGATGAAGCGCGTGGTCCGTCCACTGCCGGGCAAGTTCTACGTACGGATGGTGTGATGGGAAGTATGAGACAGTGGGTTACCGCTTTTTGAGAACGAATTTGTAGGCTTTGCCGGCGGGCATCGGGGCCTCGACCATGTGCGCAGGATCATCCATGGAATGCTGGTCGCCGGTTGCCCAGATGTATTCCCAGCCGAAGAAGACCCTGAACTTGCCGGCAGGAAGCGTGGACACGCGGAACTTTCCTTCCGCGTCCGTGGGGGAATCTGCGGCGAGGCTGTCCGCGATGTCCACAAAGCTGGTCTGAGTGGGAACCTCCACAGGAGCAAAGTGCAACTTCACCCCCTGAAGTGGAGCGCCATCCAGTCCAACAACCACGCCCTCCACGGCGTTTGCGGACTCCCGCTGCAACCGTAGTGGGGAGGCTGGACCATTCAGCCTGGCAATCAGCGGTGCGATGCCACGAGTGGCCGGCACCGAGAGGTAGTATAGGCCATCGACATCGAAGTTCATGTGGGGAAGCTCAAAGGTGCCATCGGATTTGATCGGCAGATTGGAGCTGGTGATGCGGTGCGCCGGTTCCTTGTAGATCAGGTAGATGTTGCCGCCTTCCATGGGGGTGCCGTCAGGCTGGAGCACAGTGCCGCGAAGAGTGTCCCCATCGGGAAAGGAGATGTCTTTCCGCATCAGGGGAGTCGCTTCATCGACGACAAACTCCGGTGTCGCGGTGATGGATGTATCGTGGCGGATGAGGATGCGGTACCTGGCATTCAGCGAGACGGGAGAGATGAAGAACCGGGAGCCGTGATCCAGGACCTTGAGCAGCTGGCCGGAGTCGTTGTGCACGGTCTGCCACTCTCCGGCCCGGTCCTCGTATTTTAGCAGGATGAGATAGGGGTCGCTGCGTCCCACTTGAAATCCAGGATACATGCGGATGTCGCCACTGATGGCTCCCGCTGGCTCCATGGGGATGTCGATGTGCAGAGGTCCGTCACCAGCCTCGATTTTCTCCCACTTCCGATCAAACCGGTATCCGGTGATGCCGCCGGAGTAGATGTTCAACTGGGTGTTCAATGGGGCGCGGACTCTGCAAATGCCGTCGGTGACCTTGTGGGAGGTGACGGTCGAGTTCTTGATGACCAGGGGTACTTCACCATTGAAGGGAGGGCTGCCTTTCGGCGTGGTGAATACGAGTTCCACTTCGCGTGTGGCCTCAGCCGAGGGAGTCGCTTTCTCGGGTATCGAGAGACATTTCAAGGTCCCGTCTTCGATGCGGAATCGGAGATCCTTCATGCTCGAGGTGAAGTCGGTTTCCCACTCTTTCTCATAGACTCTCAGTTTGAGCTTTCCCGGGGATAGCTGGCGGAACTCGAAGGAGGCAGTGTTCGATGCGTCTGCCTTCACGCTTAGGGGTAAATCGACCGCGCCTCCGCTTGGGCCGAAATCCTGGTCGAGCCGGAGATAGATGTTGGAGTCCTTCCGCATCACCTTTTTCTCCGGGTCTTCAATCGTGCCGGAGAACACAAGTTCGGGTTCGAGTTCGAACTTGAACACACCACTCTCTCCGCCCATCTGCACAAATTTTCTGCCATAGCCGGGGGCTTCAAGGAGAAGGTCGTAGGTGTCATTGGGATGGCAGATATTGAGTGCCAGCTTTCCCTGGGCATCGGAGGGCTCGGCGTTCATCCGGGGCATGATGCCGTAGCCATAACCGTGGTTGAAGGCTCCGTTATCCCGTCTCCGCATCTCGCACAGCACATTCACTCCAGCAATGGGCTGCTGGGTCCGCGCATCTGCCACCGTGCCGACGATGGGGGTGCTCTTGACGAGTGTCAGCGTGACGGGCTTGTCCTTCTCGAAGCGAACGTCCTGAAAGCGATTCCACTGGTAGCCATAAGCGCGGATGTCGAATCGGAAGCTAAGTCCCTCCAGAGTGTTCCCGGGAATGCAGGTGCCTGCTGCGTCAGTGCGTAATGGTCCTTGCCGATAGAAGTCGCATTCAGGAGCGAGGTAAACGGTGCAACTGAGCTCGGCGTCGGGAATGGGTTGTCCATCCTTGTCCACCAGCTTGAGAACGGCGGGGAATCCTCGTTCGATGACGAGCTCGAAAGCACCGTGGTTCTTGTCTGGACCATCAAACGTGGCCTGAGTTATGGCGGGGGCATACCCAGGAGTCCATGAGCCCACATGCATGCGGCTGCCCTTGCCCCTGACGGTTTCTTGCTGACCAACTCTGTTGCCAGAGTAGAAGGACGTGTAGCCCTTGGACCAGGCGGTGAGGCCGATGTCCTCCTTGGGCTTGGATCCGTCGGCGGTGCGCACAGTGCCGGTAGCCTTGATTTCTTGGGGAGCGGCATTGTCCTCGGTAATCTTCAAGGCCTCGCGTTCTTGATTGATGACGGTGATACGCTCCTCTGGTGTGAGGGCGCGGGCGATGCGAGGAACGGCCAGACCGCAGACGACGAAGTAAAGCGCAATGCCCGCCACACTGGTGATGCCGAAGCGCTCGGGGAGAGATGTGAGGCGGCCGTGCTCGCCGAGGCCGAGGATGCGCTGGATGCGATGTTTCAACGATCCCATGCCGGTGGCGGCGAGGGCGAACTGGGCGCCGCGCCACTCCTCCGCGGCGGCGAGGGCGCGCGCATAGGTTTTGCCATCGCCTTTCCATTGCAGCACGAGGTCGTCGCAGGCGAGTTCGCCAGTTTGACGCACGGTGCTGGCGAGGGCGTGCGCGGCGGGGTTGTGGAAGAGAAGTGTCTCCACCACGGTAACCCAGAACTGGAGGAGGGGATCACGACGCTTCAGATGCGCGAGCTCATGCAGCATGAGGGACTCCACTTCCGCGAGGCTGAGCCGTGAGAGTAGCGACGCAGGAAAACAAATCACGGGGCGCAACCAGCCCACGACGAGTGGGACGCCGAGCGCGGGGCACACCAGCACGCGCACATGGCGAAGACCGGCACGATTGGCCCATTCGACGAACTGGGCAAGCCAAGCAGGCTCTGGATCGGTGCCTGTATGTTTCAGTCCTGCAATCCATCTCCAACCAAAGAGAAGACGGATGGTGAGAAGCGTGAGGCCAGCGAGCCACGCGGTGGCAAACCAGATGGGAAGCTGTGCCACCCATGACGTCTTCGAGGCTTCGGCAACAACAAAGGCGTCGGTGGGGCGC
This window encodes:
- a CDS encoding M56 family metallopeptidase; amino-acid sequence: MSTFLQSPWLKDLGWVLVHSLWQGATLWALLALVFAVGRHHLSAAAKHRLAWLTLTALALVPVITMIWMQVGKPEKPQPAQHVYASIAPAASKSPAPPPPAASPEKSDVTVVPLSTAPPTRPTDAFVVAEASKTSWVAQLPIWFATAWLAGLTLLTIRLLFGWRWIAGLKHTGTDPEPAWLAQFVEWANRAGLRHVRVLVCPALGVPLVVGWLRPVICFPASLLSRLSLAEVESLMLHELAHLKRRDPLLQFWVTVVETLLFHNPAAHALASTVRQTGELACDDLVLQWKGDGKTYARALAAAEEWRGAQFALAATGMGSLKHRIQRILGLGEHGRLTSLPERFGITSVAGIALYFVVCGLAVPRIARALTPEERITVINQEREALKITEDNAAPQEIKATGTVRTADGSKPKEDIGLTAWSKGYTSFYSGNRVGQQETVRGKGSRMHVGSWTPGYAPAITQATFDGPDKNHGAFELVIERGFPAVLKLVDKDGQPIPDAELSCTVYLAPECDFYRQGPLRTDAAGTCIPGNTLEGLSFRFDIRAYGYQWNRFQDVRFEKDKPVTLTLVKSTPIVGTVADARTQQPIAGVNVLCEMRRRDNGAFNHGYGYGIMPRMNAEPSDAQGKLALNICHPNDTYDLLLEAPGYGRKFVQMGGESGVFKFELEPELVFSGTIEDPEKKVMRKDSNIYLRLDQDFGPSGGAVDLPLSVKADASNTASFEFRQLSPGKLKLRVYEKEWETDFTSSMKDLRFRIEDGTLKCLSIPEKATPSAEATREVELVFTTPKGSPPFNGEVPLVIKNSTVTSHKVTDGICRVRAPLNTQLNIYSGGITGYRFDRKWEKIEAGDGPLHIDIPMEPAGAISGDIRMYPGFQVGRSDPYLILLKYEDRAGEWQTVHNDSGQLLKVLDHGSRFFISPVSLNARYRILIRHDTSITATPEFVVDEATPLMRKDISFPDGDTLRGTVLQPDGTPMEGGNIYLIYKEPAHRITSSNLPIKSDGTFELPHMNFDVDGLYYLSVPATRGIAPLIARLNGPASPLRLQRESANAVEGVVVGLDGAPLQGVKLHFAPVEVPTQTSFVDIADSLAADSPTDAEGKFRVSTLPAGKFRVFFGWEYIWATGDQHSMDDPAHMVEAPMPAGKAYKFVLKKR